Below is a window of Dictyostelium discoideum AX4 chromosome 1 chromosome, whole genome shotgun sequence DNA.
taataatataatgttttaattacAACCACATGAACCAGAATAATAACCATAGCTATAACTATAACTGTAAGTTGATCCTGATGCAGTTGTATATGAACCTGCATTAGAATCAATGTTAGTATAATCAGAAGGTAATCTTTTtctaccattaccaccattactACCACATGAACCACATGCAATTGAATTAGAACCCATTGATAAACTTGATCCACCACCATTTGC
It encodes the following:
- a CDS encoding hssA/2C/7E family protein, with the translated sequence MSILSSLISISNPMKSSKSSVANGGGSSLSMGSNSIACGSCGSNGGNGRKRLPSDYTNIDSNAGSYTTASGSTYSYSYSYGYYSGSCGCN